The window GAACGCGCTCTACAAGCCCGTCCAGGTGATAGATATTGCTGTTCCAGTCGCCGGAAGCCGTTTTTCGCATCTCGCGGCGGATCAGGCCCGCTTTTTCAAGAGCGCGGATATTGTTCTGGACTGTTTTTCCTGTAATTCCAATCCTTTTTGCGATATCTTTCTTGGACGGAAACGGTTTTCTTGTTGGTTCTATCCAGTAATCCAGCAATTGAAGAATAATATTCATCTGGGTTTGATTAATACCAATTCTATTCTGCGCCTTGATCAGTATTGATGGCACGCCCGTGTAACCGTGTTTCAGGACGGCTTTACCCCATATCCTCTCGGTCGAGGATGGTTTGCGCTTCGACTCTTTCGGAAATAGAACGACGGAATCGGCTTTGTTCGATGTAGACATGGCTCTCGGCTCCTTATCCTCCCGACATACGCCCGGAATGCGCCGCATTCAATATGACGCGGTCTGCCAGGTGGGGAAATCTCGGGAGCCACCCGACTTGCGTTAATTGCGGTCCTTACCGTCGTACGGTGTATGGTACGCGATCTTTATGTGGACGGAACTCCACCCATCCTCAGCCCGCAGGCTTCCCTACACGTGGGGGCGTGAAATTCCGCACCTTCTTGGCTACATTTCTGCCTCTGCCTACCCTCGATTGTCGCGAAACAGCTTGGCGGCCCGAAGGCTGGCAGCAAAGGTCGTGTTTATCTTTGTTGCAAAGGCGTCGGCTATTCGTTGCATCGCCCTGGCGTGCGTCCCGAAGTCAGGCATAGTGGGCACGAGCTGCCGGGCCAGTCGTTCACTTTGCATTTGCATGCGGGATATGGACTCAAGAGCAGGATTGTTCGCAATAAGACGCTGCATACGCGCCGATTCAGCGGCAATTCGGCTAAGTCCGCTTGATTCAAACGCCCTTTGCATCGCCGTCATCTGATCGGTCAGCTGCGCAAGTGCGTTCTCGGACCGACGCTGTGCCTCCAAAGCCTGCTCCTGCCGATAGTTCTCATGAGCCCTTGCCAGCAGATCAGATTTCTCCCTGGACCATTTGCGTTGAAGGCGCCTGAGCGAAGCCTCATCCGAATAGCCCAGATGCCGCATAGCCGTAGTTGCCGCAAGGCGGCGGTCACGGACCATCCTGTCGGCCATCATCTCAAGCGTATACTTATCCTGAGCATTGTGGCGGGACGAACCCTTTGGACGGCCTCTGCCTCTTTTTTGGGGTCTCATCTGTCTCATCCTCGCGATTGCGAATCGATCTTGCTTCTAGGTTGAAGTACGCAAGCACAAGAATCCAGAGACAAGAATTGGGACTCGGCGATATTTAAAGTCGGCAAACGACAAAAAATAGACTTTCGAAGCATTGGA is drawn from Hyphomicrobiales bacterium and contains these coding sequences:
- a CDS encoding helix-turn-helix domain-containing protein gives rise to the protein MSTSNKADSVVLFPKESKRKPSSTERIWGKAVLKHGYTGVPSILIKAQNRIGINQTQMNIILQLLDYWIEPTRKPFPSKKDIAKRIGITGKTVQNNIRALEKAGLIRREMRKTASGDWNSNIYHLDGLVERVQELEPDFAKAKEKRAEARRDAETPVGLRQG